A genomic region of Drosophila kikkawai strain 14028-0561.14 chromosome X, DkikHiC1v2, whole genome shotgun sequence contains the following coding sequences:
- the LOC121502742 gene encoding uncharacterized protein, which translates to MDGQGHPPQDNSWMCCAVDEILQALQGAGPSPPRPNHSFVAHNAGLFPRAPTADATSAADNGEETTADNHAGPRRPSTEEMSLLAPLFAGLVGPRRVPPEVVLSDDDEEETHQHDVAGPLPTPLRGMPPQAPLRTGHIGPLAPPPEVAPLNGNDEEEVPRDHRFGPLRVNLTPPRPRDASPGDRAPSADAEEAWNQAIALSDDWVDFDGLVEDTLGDLFDSPPHAEPPATGALGPLGVVYDLVSDDEGRPRSRYNPTGEDGDDSDTTVLYDPTAEDSRDIRRRRTTPPHPSDNRAPPYMGEVEAALIECFGEMPGDEFNWGSGTNTASTISADEDEEGRPSDASRPPSAGPADDASTSTVSADEDEASQDSGWSYAPRSPPPRWTPPSTTPLQSWAPAAPSRSRPPPPSYEEIFGRGSYPDPHATARCAAVAASRDPRPRLPTIAELAAEEARRRAEDLSEELGNPPVAQPPASGPPPSPTPRRRARRRSAPWADSPSSSSDESSLDADEGALNPPRWVPAPVEWTTPNGTLPAALLRRIHGRLATPRRRTIRILEEEANQRFRVQINRSGRPIHHDLCFKGRETSWTAAALTMIWTLIRSSLHTHPLLDPLPQGTKKLILPLHLL; encoded by the exons ATGGACGGACAAGGCCATCCACCACAGGACAACTCCTGGATGTGCTGTGCAGTCGACGAGATCCTGCAAGCACTCCAAGGCGCCGGGCCAAGCCCGCCGCGTCCTAACCACAGCTTCGTCGCCCATAACGCCGGCCTCTTCCCACGGGCCCCAACCGCCGACGCCACCAGCGCCGCCGACAACGGGGAGGAGACGACCGCCGACAACCACGCCGGGCCCCGTCGGCCCTCTACAGAGGAGATGTCGCTCCTGGCACCCCTGTTCGCCGGCCTCGTTGGGCCACGCCGGGTCCCTCCGGAAGTCGTCCTCagcgacgatgacgaggaggagacCCACCAGCACGACGTCGCTGGGCCCCTACCAACACCCTTAAGGGGCATGCCGCCCCAGGCACCCCTGCGTACCGGCCACATCGGGCCGCTGGCGCCCCCTCCGGAAGTTGCCCCGCTCAACGGcaatgacgaggaggaggtgccACGAGATCACCGCTTCGGACCCCTGCGGGTCAACCTCACGCCGCCCCGGCCACGCGATGCCTCACCCGGAGATCGGGCACCCTCCGCCGACGCCGAGGAAGCCTGGAACCAGGCCATCGCCCTGTCCGACGATTGGGTCGATTTCGACGGCCTAGTGGAGGACACCCTAGGCGACCTTTTTGACAGCCCGCCGCACGCGGAACCGCCGGCAACAGGCGCTCTCGGGCCTCTAGGCGTAGTCTACGACCTGGTCTCCGACGACGAGGGCCGCCCGCGTAGTCGCTATAACCCCACCGGCGAGGACGGCGACGACAGCGACACGACCGTCTTGTATGACCCCACCGCGGAGGACAGCCGGGACATACGGAGGAGGCGCACCACACCACCGCACCCGAGCGACAACCGGGCCCCGCCGTACATGGGCGAGGTGGAAGCCGCCCTGATAGAGTGTTTCGGGGAGATGCCTGGGGACGAGTTCAACTGGGGAAGCGGCACCAACACGGCGTCTACCATCTCGGCCGACGAAGACGAGGAGGGCCGCCCGTCAGACGCCTCGCGACCACCTTCCGCCGGACCCGCCGATGACGCCTCAACATCGACAGTCTcggccgacgaggacgaggccaGTCAGGACAGTGGCTGGTCCTACGCCCCGCGATCGCCGCCCCCACGCTGGACTCCACCCAGCACTACGCCGCTACAAAGCTGGGCACCAGCCGCTCCCAGTCGCAGCCGACCCCCTCCGCCCTCCTACGAGGAGATATTCGGCCGGGGATCGTACCCCGATCCTCACGCTACCGCCCGATGCGCAGCGGTGGCCGCCAGTCGCGATCCGCGACCCCGCCTGCCCACCATCGCGGAGCTGGCCGCAGAAGAGGCGCGCCGAAGGGCGGAAGACCTCAGTGAGGAGCTCGGCAACCCACCGGTTGCCCAACCGCCGGCAAGtggcccaccaccatcaccGACCCCACGCCGCCGAGCACGGCGCAGGAGCGCACCATGGGCAGACAGCCCATCCAGCTCGTCCGACGAGTCATCGTTGGACGCCGACGAGGGAGCCCTCAACCCTCCCCGCTGGGTACCGGCCCCAGTGGAGTGGACCACGCCGAACGGCACATTGCCGGCAGCTCTGCTCCGCCGAATCCACGGGCGCCTGGCGACACCGCGAAGACGAACGATACGGatcctggaggaggaggcgaaCCAACGCTTCAGGGTCCAAATTAACCGCAGCGGGAGG CCTATCCACCACGACCTCTGCTTCAAAGGAAGGGAGACATCATGGACCGCGGCGGCGTTGACAATGATATGGACATTGATAAGGAGCTCACTTCACACACATCCCCTCCTGGATCCCCTTCCGCAGGGCACCAAGAAGCTGATCCTGCCACTCCACCTCCTCTAA